The Ipomoea triloba cultivar NCNSP0323 chromosome 14, ASM357664v1 region TCTTGTATCAACAACATCATCGAGAGTTGGTTTTAAAAGTTTCAACATACTTGCAGTATCTTCAAAGTCCTTCTGGCCAGGCACAGTCTTAGAGATACGACATGTCACAAGATGAACGAATCGAGAAATGCTGTTAATAAGGCATTTTACGGATGTCAAGTCCATTGACCTATACACAATTTCACACCAGTTGAATCAATCAATATACAGAATACAGAATACAAACGAGAAATAAACAGCACTAAAGAAGAAAAGATTGGAATTTGGCTATGCAAGAAAACATGGGAAAGAAATTATCATGTCAAGCAGCATGCTTAAGAATGGCTAATCGTATGGACAGTGGTTAAAAACCTAAACTTTTGCTGAATTGCCCAAAAACTAGACTTTTTTCTGCAGAGTATCATACATACAATGAGCAATAGAACATGCCATCTATGCTTATGAGAGTATCATACAAACAAAATGTAGGAATCATTGCaaccccagccaagttggtcagacatGCCATCTATGCTTATGAGAGTATCATACAAACAAAATGTAGGATTGGTTTAACTCCTTTGGTCCTTTGCTGAATAAGGTGCCGACTAAGTTTACAAGGCGGGGTTTAACCAATGTACACCCTCAGGTAGTGGCCGAGGGTTTCACTCATCACCCAAATCAATGACTACACAAATTTAAGGCAACATTATATTACATCCCTAAGCTCTCACAAGAAAAAATGGAACAATTATGATGTCTAGCACCTTCTAAATCAAAATGCCTAACTATCCCATTATCAGAAGCCACCATGGAGGTCTCAAGCCCCAGCCAAGAATTAAAGCAAGTTCATTCACTTAGTTCTAAACTGTCGGCCAGTGcaaagtacattttttttttctgatctTTCTATTCCACGGAAGCCTACCCCATCTTCTTAATCCCTCCACAGGAACAAAGTCATCCCAAATACAGTAATTCAAGCAGTGAAACCAGTAAAAGTTCATATGCAGAGTGAAAATTAACAGAACTCAATGTTACCCACAAGCATTGAGCAAAAAGAATTGAACCCAAAGAATTGTTTTCCCTAcacaccaaaaagaaaaaagaaattgggTAGAGCAAGGGATCGAATTCGCACCTGGGAGCTAAAATGATGAGCAGAAAGAACAGATCTTGAAGAAACGATGGACTTTCAGAAAGCAAGAATCTTTAACACGAAAGTTCATCACGACCCATTGAAGAAACCAATGGAATTAATGTGACCCTTTTCTCCAACAATCCTTGCAAAGGTGCCAGCCCTCTTGGCAGTGCTTCATTCtagagagagaggggagagagaatattaaaaaataaaaataaaaatagggtTAAATTGGCGAGGCCCTGTTGTTGCTGCAGATTTGTTGCATTGTTGGTTCTGAGGTGATTAAATTAATGAGGTGATTAATGACAGAGGAATCTGTAAATGATGATTAAGAAACCGATGAACAATGAAGTGAggaattcttttttcttttttttttttatcaagtgGTAAAAGGCTAATGATATCTAGGAAGATTGCAGAGAAGTACGATGATTAGCTTCCAGACATTGGTATGATGTGAAATGACTCATATACCCTCCcatctctatattcacaactatGTATTCAACTAAAGTTTTTAGTCACGACACTCAAATAAACTATGGTTGGAAGTCAAGTTAGCTCAATTATTGATTTTACAGTCACACAGGTAGTCGGACAGCGGACCAACACAATcgttaaataaatgaaaaaataatgtgaGATAAAATTGTTAGAGAACTGATTCCAGAACCCGTTTCAATGCGGCCCATAGAGGTATTTATATCATATTTACATGCCTtagaaaggaaagaaagaaagttaaCAAATTTGAACTTAGAAAAACCGTGACACTTCTTTCCCAAAGTTGAAAAAGGAAATCTTGAACAAAATCTGAAGGGGAATCTTTGGAAGATCTTCATTGACCGCCTCTGAGTGTAGCACCCGGTCGGGCGTCGCAGACTGACATCCAACGCCAGGTGGGCAACCAGACTATTGGGCCCTGCCTATCATCTCGTCAACATGGTCGAGCTGCAAGCTCCTGGTATTGGGTTATACTCCTGGCTGGGTACCCTATTCGGAGATATCCATCACATCACAATATTCTAAATTTAACTCCCGATCAACTATGATTGAGTGCATCAGGAATTTATGAAACAAGCTGGCATTTGTTAATGTTGAGGTTTCATCAATGGCCATAAGTTTAGGACAAGCTGTAAAAGTTGGCAGCCTTCATCTCCAGTGCTCATATAGTCATATTCTGTTATCTATCAACTAACGTTGGAGTGTGGTAAGGTATTATTTAATGTTAAGTTGACAATTAATGATATGTATGGACAATGTTAAGTTGGCCAATGATAATAATACATTACTCTGTAGTATTTAAATGAGTGACTGAAAACACAACAATAACCTTACTTGCCCAAGATTCTGTGGAATGCAAGGAAAAAATCCAACCAAATTGCCAACTCAGTTTCAGCTGCCTGACTatgatgttttgtttttctaattATGGAATAAACTCTTCAAAAGATTCTCAAGAGTTAATCCAGCATTTTGGGGTAGTTGATAAGTAAATGTGAAATTTGACACGCGCTACTCGAAGTTGTATACTGGGTAAACACTACTCTTATATAATAACTCGCAAATCATATTGAAAAGGTAAATCATACTAGAAAATCCTATGTAACTCGCAATTCATATTGAAAAGGTAAATCATACTAGAAAATCCTATGTAACTCGCAAATCATATTGAAAAGGTAAATCATACTAGAAAATCCTGTGTAGCAGGCTCGACCATACTGAAAAGGTAAATCATACTAGACAAACTGTGTAGCAGGCTCGATCTAGATGATAACCTACAAATCACACTGTGATAAACCACATTAAAAAACCCCTATGTAGCAAGCTCGATCAAAATGGTGTTGGCAAGAATTGATGTTAATAGCGgaggatgaaaagaaaatttgtaGGATATCCAACTTGGCCACTTGGGATACAAAGGGAGCTTTACAAATAGTTAGCCTTAGTATCATCTGCAACGTCTGCATCACCTTATCTTAGGAATGAAATCTCAAATATCCCATTCCATAGAAGACAATAGAAACTAAATCATAGAACAAGACACAAGACTTTCTGGTAATCTATTGTTTTTCACATGTGCTTTAATAACATCCATCAACCACATGGAGCAAGTCAATTGGTGCATATTGAAAAGGAATAAAACCAGGCAAGGGATTATGAAGCTAATGGAAAGGTTAAGCTGAGAATTTAAGATAACCAAAGCTGTCTAACAGTATTGTTTAGtaaaagggggaaaaaatgGTAGCACAGAAGTTGCATAACTGTAACAACAAAATGGAGCCAtgaaacaaaattttcaagCTCAGTTGCCAAGATAGAGGCTTCATGTTTGGCTCAGCAACTCAATGAGCTCTACTTTCTTCATTTTTGAGTATCCTTTCACACCGCGAGTCTTTGCAATCGCTCTCAGTTCGGGTACTGTCATTTCATCAAACTTGTTGGCGCCAACTTGGTTATGTTCTTCATCATTATCATCTTCATCATGAATGTCAGTACTCTCGTCCTCTGACAGCTCATCAAACACATCTGAGAAAATTGGTTCTGTGAGAGACTCAAGCTCATCAACCTTACTTCCAGTGTTATTGAGAGATTTGAGTTTTGAATTTATCCCAAGAGGTTCTCCATCGGTTTCAGCAGGTGCAACAGGGTTAACAGTATCTTCCTCGGAATAACTAGGCTGAAACTTGACCCTAGAAACTGGTGATCTCCGTCGGAAATTTGACATTGGTCGGTTACCCACAGGGGCTTCACTTTCTTGCTGTTGCCGCTTCAAAATGCTTTTTGATTCAATGCTGTCCGTGCTTCTCTCATCAGACTGATCCAGAATGAAGTCAGTAGTACTGTCAGTTTTCTTCTCTTTCTGAACGGCATGTTTCCTTAAAAGCTTCAAAAGCGAATCTACAGTTTCACTCTCTTTACCTTTACCCTTAGCCTTTGGCTCTGGAACTTTGTTACCTTCTTTCACAGCCGCTCTTTCACGGAGTTGAGCCTGCACCTTCCTGAATAGTTCAACAATCTTCTTCTCCCTTGGACCAGGAGTTGCAGTCCCTTGGACTTTCGATGTATTGGATGCAGTAAGCAGTGGCCCATTTTCAGATGAGAACATTTCAGACTCTTCTAGGTTATCATAGCCATCTCTATCTTCATTTTGCCTTCGGAAACCCCCATGCTTGCTATACTTTGAAAAATCAGGATTATTCCTCGGATTGCTAGAACTAGCACTACAAACAAAAGATGAACTCCTGGTAGTAGATTCCAGATGTAAAATATTGGCCTTGGGAAATTTCTTCCATTTACCAGGAGAAGAACATGGAGATATGTTCACCACTCCTCCAGATAACCCAGAGCATGGGAGACATTTACCATCTGGTAACCCAAATCCTGCAACAAGTTAGGGAAGCATTTACATATaatttaacaaataataaagCATCTAAAATCCTCAATCAGTAGTTCTAACACACAAAAAtactttctttcaaaaaaaaaaaacacacaaaaatactatttgatcctctgtaaagttaattattttagtagTAGTGTACTATCACTCTTGAATTTCAAAACTTCAACCACTTAGTCCATCCAACTTCATTCAATAGTAGGAAAAGAGTCTCTTCAATGTTTCTACAAAGATTGTAAATAGCCAATTTAGTACTCTCATATGCATGGGAAACAACTTGCCCAACTATTCTAAGCTCCTCCAAGGATAGCTGagtttataaaacaaaaataatgacCCCAGCTTTCAGACACAAGGACAGAAATTCTAATATCTCCACCATTCAttctctagcatactaagagcGAGGTCGATGAATAATGCTGGAAAAAGGAAACCTTTCTGGAAGTGAATTAGGATTGAGGTAAGTcaagcatttcatcaaacagaAAGTGTGCAACGCGTAGAAATCACAGCACACAGAGGAAACACCCCCAAAATGGAAACTTTAAGCCACCATTTAACACACAAATGCCGAAAAACTAATGCAGCATCGCAAACATAAGGATTtgcacacaaatttttgcagTTGAGAAGCTCGTGCTTGACTATGACGCTGTATCCGCGTAAAGCCTAAACAGTTCATCGTGAAGGAAATTAAACCGCAGGGATAATTACCTGAAAAGCTTTTTGCAGGGAAATAAATCCTGCACGACATTATTTTGGAACAGAACTTGGAAGCGCTCTAATGGCGGTTTCGCTCCCGCGTTTGGTCGATACTCGATAAGGAACGTGGGTGGGGATACCGGAACTTCGGGTAGGGTAATAGggagaattaataaatgaaagaAATTTTATCAtcttaaatactccgtataaaataaaaataattttttttttttgaaaagaaatttttttttcaaatcaacaaaaataaataaatagcacATCGAAAGCAATGgtttcctttcatttttgtctaaataaatactttacCAGGGTGTTATTAAGTTAGAAGTTACTTGACTTATTTATATTagattaaaataaaagagaCATAAATAATACGATAATTAAGTGTGACTAAATTATTATTGGTTTGGCCCATGGAGTCACCTAGTCAATGTACTAATGAGAGGGCAACCCGACCCGAATAAGCTAGCAATAGTTATGCTATGGATCtcgatccaccttgcaaggtagattcATGTAAGGTAGATTCatgtttatttatatactgaatatttatattttatatactgaatgttcacaatttgaattgtgaatattcagtatataaattacaaacattcagtatgtaaattgtgcaTTTTGAACTCAAGTTTACCTtggtccatagaataatttgccacaaGGCTATCGCACCACACCACCATTAAAAAAGCCTTCTTGGACTACCAAGGCCCAAGCCTTCAAGTCTTACCCACATTATAAAGCCCACTAAACTTATTGAACATAGCTCATTCTCATTATTTTAAGCTTAGTAAGTtttcttttaaaagaaaaaaaaaaacaaacataatattattaacttaagaaataaaaataagtgtTTAATACAAGAATGAATAGTAAAGCTCCAAACTAAAGAACCAGACCGAGAATTTACAGCCATAGTAAGAGTATGGACAAATATATTCGTTGATTGACGAATAAACTAAAAAGACATTGTTTCAAATGCCTGGCTAGTGAGCGGCATATCTCAATAATACAATTGGCATAAGAAAAATCAAGGAATGGGGCATTCAAGAGGTGACAAACGAAAAGATCCATTTTGATCAAAATATGTTGCCACCTATCATCTTTAAGCCATGATAATGCTTCCTTAACTGCTAATGATTCCGTTGTGTGAGGATCATCAAGACACCATTTGCAGCCGAAAAATCACCATTAATAGAAAGCAATAA contains the following coding sequences:
- the LOC116005272 gene encoding rho-N domain-containing protein 1, chloroplastic isoform X2, which translates into the protein MSCRIYFPAKSFSDGKCLPCSGLSGGVVNISPCSSPGKWKKFPKANILHLESTTRSSSFVCSASSSNPRNNPDFSKYSKHGGFRRQNEDRDGYDNLEESEMFSSENGPLLTASNTSKVQGTATPGPREKKIVELFRKVQAQLRERAAVKEGNKVPEPKAKGKGKESETVDSLLKLLRKHAVQKEKKTDSTTDFILDQSDERSTDSIESKSILKRQQQESEAPVGNRPMSNFRRRSPVSRVKFQPSYSEEDTVNPVAPAETDGEPLGINSKLKSLNNTGSKVDELESLTEPIFSDVFDELSEDESTDIHDEDDNDEEHNQVGANKFDEMTVPELRAIAKTRGVKGYSKMKKVELIELLSQT
- the LOC116005272 gene encoding rho-N domain-containing protein 1, chloroplastic isoform X1, whose amino-acid sequence is MSCRIYFPAKSFSGFGLPDGKCLPCSGLSGGVVNISPCSSPGKWKKFPKANILHLESTTRSSSFVCSASSSNPRNNPDFSKYSKHGGFRRQNEDRDGYDNLEESEMFSSENGPLLTASNTSKVQGTATPGPREKKIVELFRKVQAQLRERAAVKEGNKVPEPKAKGKGKESETVDSLLKLLRKHAVQKEKKTDSTTDFILDQSDERSTDSIESKSILKRQQQESEAPVGNRPMSNFRRRSPVSRVKFQPSYSEEDTVNPVAPAETDGEPLGINSKLKSLNNTGSKVDELESLTEPIFSDVFDELSEDESTDIHDEDDNDEEHNQVGANKFDEMTVPELRAIAKTRGVKGYSKMKKVELIELLSQT